In Rhodanobacter humi, the following are encoded in one genomic region:
- a CDS encoding type II secretion system protein N yields the protein MRLKTLKKTLAAVAVLLLAATVLLWWLPARWALPLLQPSLHGLRLQQVDGSVWNGRAEQVLAPDGRDLGRLQWQLSHRALLGRVEVQLDFDGPQFDFHGQLRKLSAAQVVWSGVQARVNLAALTDPRLRLPLGQPQGELDLNAEHALLQGGWPMQLQAVLHWRHAALRTPGGEVVLGDWDGQLDAQNGVIHAQWQDDGQGPLRTTGELQLSPLGWRLTAELQARHDDPILRHWLAALGRPGADGTVHVEHRGGLAASTLGNTAR from the coding sequence ATGCGTTTGAAAACCCTGAAGAAAACCCTGGCGGCCGTGGCCGTGCTGTTGCTGGCCGCCACGGTCCTGCTGTGGTGGCTGCCCGCGCGCTGGGCGTTGCCGCTGCTGCAACCGTCGTTGCACGGCCTGCGCCTGCAGCAAGTGGACGGCAGCGTGTGGAATGGTCGCGCGGAGCAGGTGCTGGCACCGGACGGCCGGGACCTGGGCCGGCTGCAGTGGCAGCTGTCACATCGCGCCCTGCTCGGGCGGGTCGAGGTTCAGCTCGACTTCGACGGTCCGCAGTTCGACTTCCACGGCCAGCTGCGGAAATTGTCGGCGGCCCAGGTCGTCTGGAGTGGCGTGCAGGCCCGGGTGAATCTCGCCGCACTGACCGACCCACGCCTGCGCCTGCCGTTGGGCCAGCCGCAGGGCGAGCTCGACTTGAACGCGGAACATGCGCTGCTGCAGGGCGGCTGGCCGATGCAGTTGCAGGCCGTGCTGCACTGGCGACACGCTGCGCTGCGCACACCGGGCGGTGAAGTGGTGCTGGGCGATTGGGATGGCCAACTCGACGCGCAGAACGGCGTGATCCATGCACAATGGCAGGACGACGGCCAAGGCCCGCTGCGCACCACCGGCGAGTTGCAACTGAGCCCGCTGGGCTGGCGCCTCACGGCCGAGCTGCAAGCGCGGCACGATGATCCGATCTTGAGGCACTGGCTCGCTGCGCTGGGCAGGCCCGGTGCCGACGGCACGGTACACGTCGAACACCGCGGCGGATTGGCCGCATCCACCTTAGGGAACACCGCACGATGA
- a CDS encoding AmiS/UreI family transporter — MLGVVLLFVGFVLVINGLTLAGRIEAREAAVFNLLVGLLSALAGVLGASRAETPADFLAVGSGLLFAFTYLYVAAVNWFGLRGTGLGWYCLFVAITALPVGWDAWTHGDARMAAIWLVWSSLWLLFFVDGCTGVAVKRFLAPYTVLVGIVTCWVPGLLMMLGRW; from the coding sequence ATGCTCGGTGTCGTGCTGCTGTTCGTCGGTTTCGTGCTGGTCATCAACGGACTCACCCTCGCCGGCCGCATCGAGGCGCGCGAGGCGGCCGTGTTCAACCTGCTGGTGGGCCTGCTCTCGGCATTGGCCGGGGTGCTGGGCGCCAGCCGCGCCGAGACACCCGCGGACTTCCTCGCGGTAGGCTCGGGCCTGCTGTTCGCGTTCACCTACCTCTACGTGGCGGCGGTGAACTGGTTTGGGCTGCGTGGCACTGGCCTGGGCTGGTACTGCCTGTTCGTGGCGATCACCGCGCTGCCGGTGGGCTGGGACGCCTGGACACACGGCGATGCACGCATGGCCGCGATCTGGCTGGTCTGGTCCAGCCTGTGGCTGCTGTTCTTCGTCGATGGCTGCACCGGCGTGGCGGTGAAGCGCTTCCTCGCGCCGTACACGGTGCTGGTGGGCATCGTCACTTGCTGGGTGCCTGGCTTGCTCATGATGCTCGGACGCTGGTAG
- a CDS encoding ABC transporter permease has protein sequence MKLLRLALRNLRREWRLPELRTLAGSLLLAVLALGVVATLATRVERGILASAAELIGGDIGVSAPQAVPGVYADEARRDGLTISHAAGFPSVAFAHERSQLLDVQATDGAYPLRGKLVLADAAGRQRNGHGPATGTVYLDHRALVALALQVGDTLQLGGRELRIAAELVQQPDGGALVTLAPRALMSLQDAEQAGLLGTGSRAQHRLLLAGTPEAVQRWRTWAQRQSLPQGAELITPEQTQERMRTAFDRAGAFLHLTALLAALLAGVAIALSAQRYARRKTPEVALLRALGTPRRRVLGLLLLTLAALALPVALAGVLLTLGAAQLAWQFASTLFGGIPTELPLLPALGAAAMSLAVLAGFALPPLLRLAEVPPVAVFRQSLARRVRRFDALYLLPALVALALIWSQSGSLKLAGILAASLTGVALVAALLAALLLWLARRVAPGAHPALRLGLAALARRRGLSVVQATALALGLTALLLLSVVAPALLDGWRRELPADTPNWFALNLQDEQRAGFAQALAGIGADQLNMMPLAVGKLVAIDGKPIDQSHFADPRAKDWADRQLRLSWADALPPANRVIAGHWFASQPAQAEVSVDRMWRDMFALKLGDTMSFDVGEGRVDARVTSFRQVDWSSFRVNFFLLLDPAHAGALPHTWLASFHLPPGHAQAMAQLSRDYSNLSLVDVDDLLARIRQIVDRVGGAVRWILGFSLLAGALVLAASLAASAAERRHEAALLRTLGARRAQLRVAAACEFALLGLIAGLTAALGSAGAGLWLGRAVFRIDGFVPPAWPLALGALGCAFVVMLLGLAGTRKVTRTSPMRLLREG, from the coding sequence GCCGCAGGCCGTGCCGGGTGTTTACGCCGACGAAGCGCGTCGCGATGGCCTCACCATCAGCCACGCCGCCGGTTTCCCCAGTGTGGCGTTCGCCCATGAGCGCAGCCAATTGCTTGACGTACAGGCCACCGACGGTGCGTATCCGCTGCGCGGCAAGCTGGTGCTCGCCGATGCCGCCGGGCGCCAGCGCAACGGCCATGGGCCCGCCACCGGCACGGTGTATCTCGACCACCGCGCGCTGGTGGCGCTCGCGCTCCAAGTGGGCGACACGCTGCAGCTGGGCGGCAGGGAACTGCGCATCGCCGCGGAACTGGTGCAGCAGCCCGACGGTGGCGCACTGGTGACGCTGGCGCCGCGCGCGCTGATGAGCCTGCAGGACGCCGAGCAAGCCGGCTTGCTGGGCACCGGCAGCCGCGCGCAGCACCGCCTGCTGCTGGCCGGCACGCCGGAAGCGGTGCAGCGCTGGCGCACCTGGGCGCAGCGGCAGAGCCTGCCGCAGGGCGCGGAATTGATCACGCCGGAGCAGACCCAGGAGCGCATGCGCACCGCGTTCGATCGCGCCGGCGCCTTCCTGCATCTCACCGCCCTGCTGGCCGCCCTGCTCGCCGGCGTGGCGATCGCGCTGTCCGCACAGCGCTACGCGCGGCGCAAGACGCCCGAGGTGGCGCTGCTGCGCGCGCTGGGCACGCCGCGCCGGCGCGTGCTGGGCCTCCTGCTGCTCACGCTTGCCGCGCTGGCGCTGCCGGTGGCGCTGGCCGGCGTGCTGCTCACGCTGGGCGCGGCGCAGCTGGCCTGGCAGTTCGCCAGCACCTTGTTCGGCGGCATTCCCACCGAGCTGCCGCTGCTGCCCGCGCTGGGCGCCGCGGCGATGAGCCTGGCCGTGCTGGCCGGCTTCGCGTTGCCGCCGCTGCTGCGGCTGGCCGAGGTGCCGCCAGTCGCCGTGTTCCGCCAGAGCCTGGCGCGCCGGGTGCGCCGCTTCGATGCGCTGTACCTGCTGCCCGCGCTGGTGGCGCTGGCGCTGATCTGGAGCCAGAGCGGCTCGCTGAAACTCGCCGGCATCCTCGCCGCCAGCCTTACCGGCGTGGCGCTGGTGGCCGCGCTGCTGGCGGCGCTGCTGCTGTGGCTGGCGCGGCGCGTGGCGCCGGGTGCGCATCCGGCCTTGCGGCTGGGACTCGCCGCGCTGGCACGGCGGCGGGGCTTGAGCGTGGTGCAGGCCACCGCGCTCGCGCTGGGCCTCACCGCGCTGCTGCTGTTGTCGGTGGTGGCGCCCGCGCTGCTCGACGGTTGGCGCCGGGAGCTGCCTGCCGATACGCCGAACTGGTTCGCGCTGAACCTGCAGGACGAACAGCGCGCCGGCTTCGCGCAGGCGCTGGCAGGCATCGGCGCCGACCAGCTCAACATGATGCCGCTGGCGGTGGGCAAGCTCGTCGCGATCGATGGCAAGCCCATCGACCAATCGCACTTCGCCGACCCGCGCGCGAAAGACTGGGCCGACCGCCAGCTGCGCCTGTCCTGGGCCGACGCGCTGCCGCCCGCGAACCGGGTGATCGCCGGCCACTGGTTTGCGTCGCAGCCGGCGCAGGCCGAGGTATCCGTGGACCGCATGTGGCGCGACATGTTCGCGCTGAAGCTGGGCGACACGATGAGCTTCGACGTGGGCGAAGGCCGCGTCGATGCAAGGGTCACCAGCTTCCGCCAGGTGGACTGGAGCTCGTTCCGGGTCAACTTCTTCCTGCTGCTCGACCCCGCGCATGCCGGCGCGCTGCCGCACACTTGGCTGGCCAGCTTCCACCTGCCGCCCGGCCACGCGCAGGCGATGGCGCAGCTGTCGCGCGATTATTCCAACCTCAGCCTGGTCGACGTGGATGACCTGCTCGCCCGCATCCGCCAGATCGTCGACCGCGTGGGCGGTGCGGTGCGCTGGATCCTGGGCTTCAGCCTGCTCGCCGGCGCACTGGTGCTGGCCGCGTCGCTCGCCGCCAGCGCCGCCGAGCGTCGTCATGAAGCGGCCCTGCTGCGCACGCTGGGCGCACGCCGCGCCCAGCTGCGCGTGGCCGCCGCCTGCGAGTTCGCCCTGCTCGGCCTGATCGCCGGACTCACCGCGGCACTCGGCAGCGCAGGCGCTGGTCTGTGGCTGGGTCGCGCAGTGTTCCGCATCGACGGGTTCGTGCCGCCGGCGTGGCCGCTGGCGCTGGGCGCGCTGGGCTGCGCGTTCGTGGTGATGCTGTTAGGCCTCGCGGGCACGCGCAAGGTGACGCGCACCTCGCCGATGCGGCTGCTGCGGGAGGGCTGA
- a CDS encoding DUF4097 family beta strand repeat-containing protein, with amino-acid sequence MRRAALALLLLAPLSVYAADQCKYQAPRNLQLDLAGVRGVQIDVNSYDLHVNGAPGARQLVVNGRACASDQSLLDKLQITQRREGDQLIIELGGQDTFSFHLFGSSYTNLEANVQLPPELPVTVRVGSGDATVADVQQLRTMVGSGDLHVSNISGAFSTSVGSGDVDASDVGSLQAGSVGSGDLKASGIKGDAKVGSVGSGDVTLRNVGGSVHVDTLGSGDLGAHDVGGDLSLGAKGSGDVSHSGVKGKVSVPRDDD; translated from the coding sequence ATGCGCCGTGCCGCCCTTGCCCTGCTGCTGCTCGCCCCGCTCTCCGTCTACGCCGCCGACCAATGCAAGTACCAGGCGCCGCGCAACCTGCAGCTCGACCTCGCCGGCGTGCGCGGCGTGCAGATCGACGTCAACAGCTACGACCTGCACGTGAACGGCGCGCCCGGCGCGAGGCAACTGGTGGTGAACGGCCGCGCCTGCGCCTCCGACCAGTCGTTGCTGGACAAGCTGCAGATCACCCAGCGCCGCGAGGGCGACCAGCTCATCATCGAACTGGGTGGGCAGGACACGTTCTCGTTCCATCTGTTCGGCAGCTCCTACACGAATCTGGAAGCGAACGTGCAATTGCCGCCGGAACTGCCGGTGACGGTGCGCGTGGGCTCCGGCGACGCCACCGTGGCCGACGTGCAGCAGCTGCGCACCATGGTGGGTTCGGGCGACCTGCATGTCAGCAACATCAGCGGCGCCTTCAGCACCAGCGTGGGTTCCGGCGACGTCGACGCCAGCGACGTCGGCAGCCTGCAGGCCGGTTCGGTGGGCTCGGGCGACCTGAAGGCGAGCGGCATCAAGGGCGATGCGAAGGTCGGCAGCGTCGGCTCCGGCGACGTCACCCTGCGCAACGTCGGCGGCAGCGTGCACGTGGACACGCTGGGCTCGGGCGACCTCGGCGCGCACGACGTGGGCGGCGACCTCAGCCTCGGCGCCAAGGGCAGCGGCGACGTCAGCCACAGCGGCGTGAAGGGCAAGGTCAGCGTGCCGCGCGACGACGATTGA
- a CDS encoding SLC13 family permease, which translates to MAAASIGWRQRLRQEWLLLAFALLVVALALLDPQPLADYRRWLQIPTLAGLLGLLVAIQGIRDSGLVQHAAGALVARVHTLRGLGLLLVASTALLSTVLTNDVSLFLIVPLTLAIGGICNLPVARMAVLEALAVNAGSTLSPIGNPQNLLLWQHAQLPFLRFALAMLPAAAVMFALVALLTLAWLPKGRVLLESAQVDGHAVSAPLATGSIAALVAMVLAMEYGHALIGALALTLAFALLARRSLARIDWLLLATFAAIFLGLGHFAELPLVGRGLDRLALDRPLTLYAAGIVASQLISNVPATVLLLDRAHDAIALAVAVNVGGFGLAIGSLANLIALRLAKQPQGLRLFHRVSVPFLLVCAPLVYLAWRWFG; encoded by the coding sequence GTGGCGGCAGCGTCCATCGGTTGGCGGCAGCGCCTGCGGCAGGAATGGCTGCTGCTGGCGTTCGCGCTGCTGGTCGTGGCGCTGGCGCTGCTCGACCCGCAGCCGCTGGCGGACTACCGCCGCTGGTTGCAGATCCCCACCCTGGCCGGCCTGCTCGGCCTGCTGGTGGCGATCCAGGGCATCCGCGACAGCGGGCTGGTGCAGCATGCGGCGGGCGCGCTGGTGGCGCGCGTGCACACGCTGCGCGGGCTGGGCCTGCTGCTGGTGGCAAGCACCGCGCTGCTGTCGACGGTGCTGACCAACGACGTGAGCCTGTTCCTGATCGTGCCGCTGACGCTGGCGATCGGTGGCATCTGCAACCTGCCGGTGGCGCGCATGGCGGTGCTGGAGGCGCTGGCGGTGAACGCGGGCAGCACGTTGAGCCCGATCGGCAATCCGCAGAACCTGTTGCTGTGGCAACACGCGCAACTGCCGTTCCTGCGCTTTGCGTTGGCGATGCTGCCCGCGGCGGCAGTGATGTTCGCGCTGGTGGCGCTGCTCACGCTGGCATGGCTGCCGAAGGGTCGGGTGCTGCTTGAGTCCGCACAGGTGGACGGGCACGCGGTTTCCGCGCCGCTGGCCACGGGCTCGATCGCGGCGCTGGTGGCGATGGTGCTGGCGATGGAATACGGTCATGCGCTGATCGGCGCGCTGGCACTGACGCTGGCGTTCGCGCTGCTCGCGCGGCGCAGCCTGGCGCGCATCGACTGGCTGCTGCTCGCCACCTTTGCGGCGATCTTCCTCGGCCTCGGGCATTTCGCCGAGTTGCCGCTGGTGGGCCGCGGCCTGGACCGGCTTGCGCTCGACCGACCGTTGACGTTGTACGCCGCCGGCATCGTGGCCTCGCAGCTGATCAGCAACGTGCCGGCCACCGTGCTGCTGCTGGATCGCGCGCACGATGCGATCGCGCTGGCAGTGGCGGTGAACGTGGGGGGCTTCGGGTTGGCGATCGGTTCGCTGGCGAACCTGATCGCGCTGCGCTTGGCGAAGCAACCGCAGGGCTTGCGGTTGTTCCACCGCGTGTCGGTGCCGTTCCTGCTGGTGTGCGCGCCGCTGGTGTATCTGGCGTGGCGATGGTTTGGGTAG
- the nudE gene encoding ADP compounds hydrolase NudE encodes MPKPPIIHATRDIEHSRFLRAEQVDLEFSNGERRTYERMKPGGLGAVIIVPMLDAETVLLVREYGVGLDRYELGLPKGRLDQDETAEQGANRELKEEVGYGARKLKILHNLSLSPSYMTHMAHVVLAQELYPERLPGDEPEELEVVPWKLAELHTLVARDDVTEGRSIAALFMAREYLAGRMQLS; translated from the coding sequence ATGCCCAAGCCGCCCATCATCCACGCCACGCGCGACATCGAGCACAGCCGCTTCCTGCGCGCCGAGCAGGTCGATCTGGAATTCTCCAACGGCGAGCGCCGAACCTACGAACGCATGAAACCCGGCGGCCTCGGCGCGGTGATCATCGTGCCGATGCTGGACGCGGAAACCGTGCTGCTGGTGCGCGAATACGGTGTGGGCCTGGACCGCTACGAGCTGGGCCTGCCCAAGGGCCGGCTGGACCAGGACGAGACCGCCGAGCAGGGCGCGAACCGCGAGCTGAAGGAGGAGGTCGGCTATGGCGCGCGCAAGCTGAAGATCCTGCACAACCTCTCGCTGTCGCCCTCGTACATGACCCACATGGCGCACGTGGTGCTGGCGCAGGAGCTGTATCCCGAGCGCCTGCCCGGCGACGAGCCCGAGGAACTGGAAGTGGTGCCGTGGAAGCTCGCCGAGCTGCACACCCTGGTGGCGCGCGACGACGTCACCGAGGGCCGTTCGATCGCCGCGCTGTTCATGGCGCGCGAATACCTCGCCGGCCGGATGCAACTGTCATGA
- a CDS encoding adenosylmethionine--8-amino-7-oxononanoate transaminase: MTKLIDRNAALAARDLKHIWHPCTQMRDHETIPLVPIVRGEGAWLYDAEGRRYLDGISSWWTNLFGHANPRIAAALAEQARTLEHVIFAGFTHPPAIELAEELVRITPPGLDKVFFADNGSAAVEVALKMSFHYWLNKSGLNQGHGGKTRFIALTGSYHGETLGALSVSDVALYRKTYAPLLLTPILAPSPDAYEGEPGESPAQVAARRLVELRALLERHAHETCAVIVEPLVQCAGGMRMYHPDYLAGLRRLCDEYAVHFIADEIAVGFGRTGTLFACEQANVSPDFMCLSKGLTGGTLPLSAVLTTNAMYEAFYAEYNTGKAFLHSHSYTGNPLACSAALATLAIFRDEPVLERNRALAAHLARRLEPLREHPHVAEVRQTGMIAAVELVADKATRRPFPAEDRRGLRVYLHGLQHEALLRPLGNVVYFMPPYVTSEAELDHLVAVATAGVARAVAD, translated from the coding sequence ATGACGAAACTCATCGACCGCAATGCCGCGCTCGCCGCGCGGGACCTCAAGCATATCTGGCATCCCTGCACCCAGATGCGCGACCACGAGACGATCCCGCTCGTACCGATCGTGCGCGGCGAAGGCGCGTGGCTCTACGACGCCGAAGGACGACGCTACCTCGACGGCATCAGTTCGTGGTGGACCAATCTGTTCGGCCACGCGAACCCACGCATCGCCGCCGCGCTGGCGGAGCAGGCAAGGACGCTGGAGCACGTGATCTTCGCCGGCTTCACCCACCCGCCGGCGATCGAACTGGCCGAGGAACTGGTGCGCATCACGCCGCCGGGACTGGACAAGGTGTTCTTCGCCGACAACGGTTCGGCGGCGGTCGAGGTGGCGCTGAAGATGAGCTTCCACTACTGGCTGAACAAGAGCGGGCTCAACCAGGGCCACGGCGGGAAGACCCGTTTCATCGCGCTCACCGGCAGCTACCACGGCGAGACCTTGGGCGCGCTGTCGGTGAGCGACGTGGCGCTGTACCGCAAGACCTATGCGCCGTTGCTGCTGACGCCCATCCTCGCACCCTCGCCCGACGCCTACGAAGGCGAACCGGGCGAATCGCCGGCGCAGGTCGCCGCGCGCCGGCTGGTCGAACTGCGCGCGCTGCTGGAGCGCCACGCCCACGAGACCTGCGCGGTGATCGTGGAGCCGCTGGTGCAATGCGCGGGCGGCATGCGCATGTACCACCCGGATTACCTCGCCGGCCTGCGCCGGCTGTGCGACGAATACGCGGTGCACTTCATCGCCGACGAGATTGCGGTGGGCTTCGGCCGCACCGGCACGCTGTTCGCCTGCGAGCAGGCCAATGTGTCACCGGACTTCATGTGCCTCTCGAAAGGCCTCACCGGCGGCACCCTGCCACTGTCGGCGGTGCTCACCACGAATGCGATGTACGAGGCCTTCTACGCCGAATACAACACTGGCAAGGCCTTCCTGCATTCGCACAGCTACACCGGCAATCCGCTGGCCTGCAGCGCGGCGCTGGCCACGCTGGCGATTTTCCGCGACGAGCCGGTGCTGGAACGCAACCGTGCGCTGGCCGCCCACCTCGCGCGGCGGCTGGAGCCGCTGCGCGAGCATCCGCACGTGGCCGAGGTGCGCCAGACCGGCATGATCGCCGCGGTGGAGCTGGTGGCCGACAAGGCCACGCGCCGCCCCTTCCCTGCCGAGGATCGCCGCGGCCTGCGCGTCTACCTGCACGGCCTGCAGCACGAAGCCTTGCTGCGCCCGCTGGGCAACGTGGTCTATTTCATGCCGCCCTACGTGACGAGCGAGGCGGAACTCGACCACCTGGTGGCGGTGGCGACGGCGGGCGTCGCGCGCGCCGTGGCGGACTGA
- a CDS encoding 16S rRNA (uracil(1498)-N(3))-methyltransferase, with protein MRTIRIHVDLPLATGAEVALPAQAGEHVARVLRLAPGDPLTLFNGDGADYAATIRSVDKREVRVQLLERQAVARESPLRLTLAQGVARGEKMDLIVQKATELGVARIVPLLTERSEVKLDPARAEKRLAHWRAVAASACEQCGRASLPEILPAQALPAWLATLADEGGLRLALLPEAESSARELRPGDAGALLAVGPEGGLGERDIALLHEAGFHGLRLGPRILRTETAGLAALAALQALHGDLA; from the coding sequence ATGCGCACGATCCGCATCCATGTCGACCTGCCGCTCGCCACCGGCGCGGAAGTCGCCTTGCCGGCACAGGCCGGCGAGCACGTGGCCCGGGTGCTGCGTCTCGCGCCAGGCGATCCGCTGACCTTGTTCAACGGCGACGGCGCCGACTACGCCGCCACGATCCGCAGCGTCGACAAGCGCGAGGTGCGGGTGCAGCTGCTGGAGCGGCAGGCCGTGGCGCGCGAATCCCCGCTGCGACTGACCCTGGCGCAAGGCGTGGCGCGCGGCGAGAAGATGGACTTGATCGTGCAGAAGGCCACCGAGCTGGGCGTGGCGCGCATCGTGCCCCTGCTCACCGAACGCTCGGAGGTGAAGCTCGATCCCGCCCGCGCGGAGAAGCGCCTGGCGCACTGGCGCGCGGTGGCGGCCAGTGCCTGCGAGCAATGCGGCCGCGCCAGCCTGCCCGAGATCCTCCCTGCGCAGGCGTTGCCGGCCTGGCTGGCGACACTGGCCGACGAAGGCGGGCTGCGGCTGGCCCTGCTGCCCGAGGCGGAATCGTCGGCGCGGGAACTGCGCCCGGGCGATGCCGGCGCCTTGCTCGCGGTGGGGCCGGAAGGCGGCCTGGGCGAACGCGACATCGCCCTGCTGCATGAGGCCGGTTTCCACGGCCTGCGGCTGGGCCCGCGCATCCTGCGCACCGAGACCGCCGGGCTCGCGGCACTGGCCGCGTTGCAGGCGCTGCACGGGGATCTCGCGTAG
- the mazG gene encoding nucleoside triphosphate pyrophosphohydrolase, with the protein MSDVYPHSLDELLAIMARLRDPERGCPWDVQQDFASIAPYTIEEAYEVADAIDRGDFDDLRDELGDLLLQVVFHAQMAAEQGRFDFADVAQAISAKMIRRHPHVFGDVQYENLDAQKQAWDELKAAERVARGEAHDASALAGISHGLPEWKRAAKLQQRAATVGFDWPDHRPVLDKLAEEIDEVRAEFDAGADPARLEDEIGDVLFVVANLARHAGVDFSRALRHANAKFERRFRRMEQLAADAGGSLAAHDLLAQEQLWQRAKQDER; encoded by the coding sequence ATGAGCGATGTCTATCCGCACAGCCTTGACGAGTTGCTCGCGATCATGGCGCGCCTGCGCGACCCCGAGCGAGGTTGCCCCTGGGACGTGCAGCAGGACTTCGCCAGCATCGCGCCCTACACCATCGAGGAAGCCTACGAAGTGGCCGACGCGATCGACCGCGGCGACTTCGACGACCTGCGCGACGAGCTGGGCGACCTGCTGTTGCAGGTGGTGTTCCATGCGCAGATGGCGGCCGAGCAGGGCCGCTTCGACTTCGCCGACGTGGCGCAGGCGATCAGCGCGAAGATGATCCGCCGCCACCCGCACGTGTTCGGCGACGTGCAGTATGAAAACCTCGACGCGCAGAAGCAGGCATGGGACGAACTCAAGGCCGCCGAGCGCGTCGCCAGGGGCGAGGCGCACGACGCCAGCGCCCTGGCCGGCATCTCGCACGGCCTGCCGGAGTGGAAGCGTGCCGCCAAACTGCAGCAGCGCGCCGCCACCGTGGGCTTCGACTGGCCCGACCATCGCCCGGTGCTGGACAAGCTGGCCGAGGAAATCGACGAGGTGCGCGCCGAGTTCGACGCCGGCGCCGATCCGGCGCGGCTGGAGGACGAAATCGGCGACGTGTTGTTCGTGGTGGCCAACCTCGCCCGCCACGCCGGCGTGGATTTCTCGCGCGCGCTGCGCCACGCCAACGCGAAGTTCGAGCGGCGCTTCCGTCGCATGGAGCAGTTGGCCGCCGACGCGGGCGGCAGCCTCGCTGCGCACGACCTGCTAGCGCAGGAACAGCTGTGGCAGCGCGCCAAGCAAGACGAGCGGTAA
- the cysQ gene encoding 3'(2'),5'-bisphosphate nucleotidase CysQ — translation MSAPFEHPLLWQIGALARRAGEAILEVYARDFDVELKDDRSPLTAADLAAQQVIAEGLARIEPALPLVSEEAKQASWEQRKSWARHWLVDPLDGTREFVKRNGEFTVNIALIEDHRPVLGVVLAPVTGDLYAAARGIGAWWQAEAHGDWERIGSRALAQPAIVAGSRSHGGAQEDTLRRLVGGDHVLQPLGSSLKFCLLARGGADVYLRRGPTSEWDTAAAQCVLEEAGGAVLDLHGRPLRYDRGESLLNPEFIAVGDAGLDWPAKLRDAGLP, via the coding sequence ATGAGCGCGCCATTCGAACATCCCCTGCTGTGGCAGATCGGAGCGCTGGCGCGCCGCGCGGGCGAGGCGATCCTGGAGGTCTACGCCCGCGACTTCGACGTCGAGTTGAAGGACGACCGCTCCCCGCTCACCGCCGCCGACCTTGCCGCGCAGCAGGTGATTGCCGAAGGCCTGGCGCGCATCGAACCCGCGCTGCCGCTGGTTTCCGAAGAAGCGAAGCAGGCGTCGTGGGAGCAGCGCAAATCGTGGGCGCGGCACTGGCTGGTCGATCCGTTGGACGGTACCCGCGAGTTCGTCAAGCGCAACGGCGAGTTCACCGTCAACATCGCGCTGATCGAGGACCACCGGCCCGTGCTGGGCGTGGTGCTGGCGCCGGTCACCGGCGATCTGTACGCCGCCGCGCGCGGCATCGGTGCGTGGTGGCAGGCGGAAGCGCACGGCGACTGGGAGCGCATCGGCAGCCGCGCGCTGGCGCAGCCGGCGATCGTCGCCGGCAGCCGCTCGCACGGCGGCGCGCAGGAGGACACGCTGCGCCGCCTGGTCGGCGGGGACCACGTGCTCCAGCCGCTGGGTTCCTCGCTGAAGTTCTGCCTGCTCGCACGCGGCGGCGCGGACGTCTACCTGCGCCGCGGCCCCACCAGCGAATGGGATACCGCCGCCGCGCAATGCGTGCTGGAGGAAGCCGGCGGCGCGGTGCTCGACCTGCATGGCCGGCCGCTGCGCTATGACCGTGGCGAATCGCTGCTCAATCCCGAATTCATCGCCGTGGGCGACGCCGGCCTGGACTGGCCCGCCAAGCTGCGCGACGCCGGCCTGCCGTGA
- a CDS encoding inositol monophosphatase family protein: protein MKPELAATALAAAREAAAAAAEVILHYWKRGVAVEIKGDATPVTVADREAEQAIRRILAAALPEASIYGEEYGLDGGRDGLLWLVDPLDGTKSFVRRTPFFSTQIALMDRGELVLGVSSAPVYGETMWASQGDGAWFEGERVRVADTADFAQASISTGNVKTLTGDARWGALGAMIRDSNRIRGYGDFCHYHLLARGCVDLVIESDVNILDIAALAVIVREAGGVFTDLDGQTPTLDMRSVLAGTPAIHAEALRRLRR, encoded by the coding sequence ATGAAACCCGAACTCGCCGCGACCGCCCTGGCCGCCGCCCGCGAAGCCGCCGCCGCCGCCGCCGAGGTGATCCTGCATTACTGGAAGCGCGGCGTGGCGGTGGAGATCAAGGGCGACGCCACGCCGGTCACGGTGGCCGACCGCGAGGCCGAGCAGGCGATCCGCAGGATCCTCGCGGCGGCCTTGCCCGAGGCATCGATCTACGGCGAGGAATATGGACTGGATGGTGGACGCGACGGCTTGCTGTGGCTGGTCGATCCGCTGGACGGCACCAAGAGCTTCGTGCGGCGCACGCCGTTCTTTTCCACCCAGATCGCGTTGATGGATCGCGGCGAGCTGGTGCTGGGGGTGTCCAGCGCGCCGGTCTACGGCGAGACGATGTGGGCGAGCCAAGGCGACGGTGCGTGGTTCGAGGGCGAGCGCGTGCGCGTGGCCGATACCGCCGATTTCGCGCAGGCGTCGATCTCCACCGGCAACGTCAAGACGCTCACCGGCGATGCGCGCTGGGGCGCGCTGGGCGCGATGATCCGCGACTCCAACCGCATCCGCGGCTACGGCGACTTCTGCCACTACCACCTGCTGGCACGCGGTTGCGTGGACCTGGTGATCGAATCGGACGTGAACATCCTCGACATCGCCGCACTGGCGGTGATCGTGCGCGAGGCCGGCGGCGTGTTCACCGATCTGGACGGCCAGACGCCCACGCTGGACATGCGCAGCGTGCTGGCCGGCACGCCGGCGATCCATGCCGAGGCGCTGCGGCGCCTGCGCCGCTGA